The following coding sequences are from one Triplophysa dalaica isolate WHDGS20190420 chromosome 12, ASM1584641v1, whole genome shotgun sequence window:
- the zbtb7b gene encoding zinc finger and BTB domain-containing protein 7B, with translation MSPGEDGLIGIPFPEHSNELLSRLNAQRRSGLLCDLTLTSRGTRHPTHRSVMAGVSLYFRRLFGAEEGEDGGEGVGDNCSVCQLDCVSPDALAALLEFAYTATLTIRSSGMREVLKGAQLLGIQCVADACRDILGESGDDLTDPVEEAEQTTSRRKQDRCSVVRASSPVRPAWHNSHHEMAPASEDTPENGVLPTQGREGHPPAAAGQDGATHRSRLINGSSHWLQESTLIPHRPEDIPSDEDESGLKGRVTPHNNQPHGEGGRGGVTLGGGRKRKSQTPQQCPVCQKIIHGAGKLPRHMRTHTGEKPFQCPTCSVRFTRNDKLKIHMRKHTGERPYSCPSCPARFLHSYDLKNHLSLHSGDRPFECPLCHKAFAREDHLQRHRKGHSCLELRTRRPRHGNNPASSPPPDPFSLHPESMSALAAARHLYAQESRSVPMQLLGAGGPLPEMLWRPTGGEMMSQGRGDSSAHPSVPQKAWEEDEEEEEKVFKVESE, from the exons ATGTCTCCAGGAGAGGACGGTCTTATTGGGATTCCCTTCCCTGAGCACAGCAATGAGCTCCTGTCCCGACTCAACGCTCAGCGGCGGTCGGGGCTGCTCTGCGACCTCACGCTGACCTCACGTGGCACCCGACACCCCACGCACCGCTCCGTCATGGCCGGCGTCAGTCTGTACTTCCGCCGTCTATTCGGGGCAGAGGAGGGTGAGGACGGAGGCGAGGGGGTGGGCGACAACTGTAGCGTGTGCCAGTTGGACTGCGTGTCACCCGACGCACTGGCCGCCCTGCTAGAGTTCGCCTACACCGCCACGCTGACCATCCGCAGCTCGGGCATGCGAGAGGTCCTGAAGGGGGCGCAGCTCCTGGGCATTCAGTGCGTGGCAGATGCCTGCCGGGACATCCTCGGCGAGTCGGGTGACGATCTGACGGACCCAGTGGAGGAGGCAGAACAGACGACGTCCCGCCGCAAACAGGACCGATGCTCTGTGGTCAGAGCCTCGTCCCCCGTAAGACCGGCATGGCACAATTCCCATCACGAAATGGCACCCGCGTCCGAGGACACGCCCGAGAACGGGGTGCTTCCCACACAGGGGCGAGAAGGACACCCGCCGGCTGCCGCCGGGCAAGACGGAGCAACGCACCGGAGCAGGCTGATAAATGGAAGTTCTCACTGGCTGCAGGAGTCCACTCTGATTCCTCACCGACCCGAAGACATCCCGTCAGACGAGGACGAGTCGGGCCTGAAAGGACGGGTCACGCCCCACAACAACCAACCGCACGGGGAGGGAGGAAGGGGTGGAGTCACGCTGGGTGGGGGAAGGAAGAGGAAGTCTCAGACACCGCAGCAGTGTCCCGTCTGTCAGAAGATCATCCACGGAGCAGGAAAGCTGCCACGTCACATGAGAACGCACACGGGAGAGAAACCCTTTCAGTGCCCCACCTGCAGCGTCCGTTTCACACG GAACGACAAGCTGAAGATCCACATGAGGAAACACACGGGCGAGAGGCCGTACTCCTGCCCCAGCTGCCCCGCTCGCTTCCTGCACTCCTACGACCTGAAGAACCATCTGTCGCTACACAGCGGCGATCGGCCTTTCGAGTGCCCACTGTGCCACAAGGCGTTCGCCCGCGAGGACCATCTGCAGCGTCACAGAAAGGGCCACAGCTGCCTGGAGCTGCGCACCCGTCGCCCACGCCACGGCAACAACCCCGCCTCCTCGCCGCCCCCCGATCCGTTCAGCCTTCACCCCGAAAGCATGAGCGCGCTTGCGGCCGCCCGACACCTGTACGCCCAGGAAAGCCGCAGCGTGCCGATGCAGCTGCTGGGTGCCGGGGGGCCCCTCCCTGAGATGCTGTGGCGGCCGACGGGCGGAGAAATGATGAGTCAAGGCAGGGGGGACTCATCTGCGCACCCATCAGTTCCACAAAAAGCATGggaggaagatgaagaggaagaagagaagGTTTTCAAGGTGGAGAGCGAGTGA